In one window of Gemmatimonadota bacterium DNA:
- a CDS encoding M23 family metallopeptidase, giving the protein MIRNQGLRNEYLHQGVDIEAASGTKVYALFDGRVTQVVDPADGNGAGIRVTIRSKADATENTSYWHLSSVYVSVGDQVRGGERIGRSGITGNADPANSGRREHVHIRRTKDGRDVDPGIP; this is encoded by the coding sequence GTGATCCGAAACCAGGGATTGCGCAACGAGTACTTGCATCAAGGTGTCGACATCGAGGCAGCGTCTGGTACCAAGGTCTACGCACTCTTTGACGGCAGAGTCACTCAAGTTGTGGATCCGGCCGACGGGAACGGAGCGGGGATTCGTGTCACGATTCGTTCGAAAGCTGACGCAACTGAGAACACGTCCTATTGGCACCTCTCCTCGGTGTACGTGAGTGTGGGTGATCAAGTGCGAGGCGGTGAGCGAATAGGGCGGAGCGGAATCACAGGGAATGCCGATCCCGCGAACTCTGGGCGTCGCGAGCACGTGCATATCAGACGAACGAAAGACGGTCGCGACGTCGACCCGGGGATTCCATGA
- a CDS encoding VCBS repeat-containing protein, with amino-acid sequence MLPPWIEPAPAIGLSELQSVRPAVQEIRAAASIDINCDGRLDFVGQVRRVSGSSVLRLLALERRSDNTWRTLLDTESNVAGPEVARLAADVNNDGLRDLVTVGYDEGGLTPRIFLRAESTFRESPLSAAYLIRFESEWSRACLTSVLPRFASGAGLVLTRETIPRTSAVGHGTLCDLPVDTIKLGGRGPQ; translated from the coding sequence TTGCTGCCGCCGTGGATTGAGCCCGCGCCAGCGATTGGTCTGTCGGAACTGCAGTCCGTTCGGCCGGCAGTCCAGGAGATACGTGCGGCGGCATCAATCGACATCAACTGTGACGGGCGACTGGACTTCGTCGGTCAGGTGCGGCGGGTCAGCGGGAGCTCCGTGCTACGCCTGCTCGCTCTTGAGCGGCGATCGGACAACACGTGGCGCACACTCCTCGATACCGAGTCGAATGTGGCCGGTCCGGAGGTGGCGCGACTCGCGGCAGATGTGAACAATGATGGGCTGCGTGACCTCGTGACGGTTGGGTACGACGAGGGCGGGCTCACGCCGCGGATCTTCTTGAGAGCAGAAAGCACGTTTCGGGAGAGCCCGCTCTCTGCTGCCTACTTGATTCGATTCGAGTCGGAGTGGTCGCGCGCTTGTTTGACTTCAGTCCTGCCGCGTTTTGCCTCAGGCGCCGGGCTGGTGCTTACTCGAGAGACGATTCCGCGGACGAGCGCCGTTGGGCATGGCACCCTTTGCGACCTGCCGGTTGATACGATCAAGCTCGGTGGTCGCGGTCCTCAGTAG